One Entelurus aequoreus isolate RoL-2023_Sb linkage group LG09, RoL_Eaeq_v1.1, whole genome shotgun sequence genomic window carries:
- the LOC133656946 gene encoding interferon alpha-inducible protein 27-like protein 2A, giving the protein MGLLTFAAAIVGAGTTVALAPVVLGAVGFTSAGIAAGSYAAGMMSSAAIANGGGVVTGGLVAVLQSAGMAGLSTAATAGIGGTGATVAGLIAAIV; this is encoded by the exons ATGGGATTAT TGACGTTTGCAGCTGCAATTGTAGGCGCAG GGACTACAGTGGCTCTGGCTCCAGTGGTTCTGGGAGCAGTGGGCTTCACCTCAGCTGGGATAGCAGCAGGATCCTACGCTGCAGGCATGATGTCAAGTGCGGCCATCGCCAACGGAGGAGGGGTGGTAACAGGGGGCTTGGTGGCGGTCTTACAGTCTGCTG GTATGGCTGGTCTGTCAACCGCTGCCACTGCAGGTATTGGTGGTACAGGAGCGACTGTAGCAGGACTCATTGCTGCAATTGTCTGA
- the LOC133657031 gene encoding uncharacterized protein LOC133657031, producing MMREERSEKDPHTSEKEAAARATKNSKNKDSSNLESGLPHYSVSPERTHGIETSTTGAQSTFGSEMSAPNPLEALGRVLAEVSAASHQQMEAVRHQMAQQSQILLALAGGVGAAPPTSAAVSGQRMAETEDIFEATAAACGWPEEEWGVRLLPLLAGKTQQAVLSLPAASRVHFPDLRRAILDRVGSTAEDHRRRFRALRLGPEDCPFVLGQQLRDAATRWLQPRESDNPMLELILLEQFLEAIPAKKPATRSSLAAGVEEVVEGTWEVLSAMEAETLSHSPMERQDLIWGPNGTLVLIGSVWPGDVFYFC from the exons ATGATGAGAGAGGAGAGATCGGAAAAAGACCCACACACGAGCGAGAAGGAGGCGGCTGCGAGAGCGACGAAAAATAGCAAAAATAAAGACTCGTCAAACCTGGAATCCGGGCTCCCACATTATTCTGTCAGTCCAGAGAGAACCCACGGCATAGAGACTTCCACAACTGGCGCCCAATCAACCTTTGGATCAGAGATGTCGGCTCCAAATCCGCTGGAAGCACTTGGGCGAGTGCTGGCGGAAGTGTCAGCGGCAAGCCATCAGCAGATGGAGGCGGTCCGCCACCAGATGGCCCAGCAGAGCCAAATCCTGCTGGCGCTAGCGGGCGGGGTTGGAGCGGCACCGCCAACATCAGCAGCCGTCTCCGGGCAACGCATGGCAGAGACCGAGGACATTTTTGAGGCCACGGCAGCAGCATGCGGGTGGCCTGAAGAAGAGTGGGGGGTGCGACTGCTACCGCTACTGGCAGGGAAAACACAGCAGGCGGTGCTTAGCCTACCGGCGGCCTCCCGTGTGCATTTCCCGGACTTGAGAAGGGCAATACTGGACCGGGTCGGCAGCACAGCGGAGGACCATCGACGCCGGTTCCGGGCACTAAGGCTGGGACCAGAGGACTGCCCGTTCGTGCTCGGGCAGCAGCTCCGAGACGCGGCGACCCGGTGGCTGCAACCGAGAGAAAGCGACAACCCGATGCTGGAGCTCATCCTGCTAGAGCAGTTCTTGGAGGCCATACCagc AAAGAAGCCAGCTACaagaagttctctcgcagcgGGCGTGGAGGAAGTGGTTGAAGGTACTTGGGAGGTGTTGAGCGCAATGGAGGCTGAGACGCTcagccattcccccatggagcgccaggacctgatctggggtcctaacggcACGCTGGTTCTGATCGGCTCAGTGTGGCCCGGGGACGTTTTTTACTTCTGTTAA